A stretch of Castanea sativa cultivar Marrone di Chiusa Pesio chromosome 2, ASM4071231v1 DNA encodes these proteins:
- the LOC142625625 gene encoding uncharacterized protein LOC142625625 — MGSRLGRRVVHFANLPIKLLMPSNFNNITEIAIKTIPSASKIEIKRVLESLYGFEVDKVSTLNMEGKKKKRGGLLVAKPDYKKAYITLRSPLSISPDLYPIRILEEEKQRMNKQTKSSVVEDGEGKHHWLVDDRPRVAEKKYERFGVRDRDRRRGGGGGGGGGGGGEVAKFPWSSMRSPHVTSARR, encoded by the coding sequence ATGGGAAGCAGATTGGGAAGACGAGTGGTCCACTTCGCGAACCTCCCAATCAAGCTGTTGATGCCAAGTAACTTCAACAACATCACAGAAATCGCCATCAAAACCATCCCTTCCGCCTCGAAGATCGAAATCAAGCGCGTCCTCGAGTCCCTCTACGGCTTCGAGGTGGACAAGGTCAGCACTCTCAACATGGAAGGCAAGAAGAAGAAGCGCGGCGGCCTGTTGGTCGCCAAACCGGACTACAAGAAGGCGTACATCACTCTCAGAAGCCCTCTCTCCATCTCCCCGGACCTCTACCCGATTCGGATCCTCGAGGAGGAGAAGCAGCGCATGAACAAGCAGACCAAGTCGAGCGTGGTCGAGGATGGCGAAGGGAAGCACCACTGGCTCGTCGACGATAGGCCTAGGGTTGCCGAGAAGAAATACGAGAGATTCGGCGTTCGCGATCGAGATCGCCGTCGCGGCGGCGGCGGAGGCGGTGGTGGCGGCGGTGGTGGTGAAGTGGCGAAGTTTCCGTGGAGCAGTATGAGGTCTCCTCATGTTACTTCTGCGAGGAGGTAg
- the LOC142623547 gene encoding uncharacterized protein LOC142623547 gives MTLQIFVQSLDPQIPTKSLTLTPTPNQTLHHLKLSLLSTQSLSSFYFTLNGKTLPDSTPLQIPQIAPLSTLILHPRLPGGGGDGGATGAESRDCYLHMYDEKKPDKVDPNEQRLSKWSNCALSNEPLREPCVIDKLGNVFNKEALVEALLGKKLPKAFGHIKGLKDMITVKLSMIPGAELDENVHDGTRFECPITGLAFNGKYKFFALRNCGHVLSAKALKEVKSSACLVCHEEFKESDKLVINGSEEEVAVLRERMEEEKAKAKTREKKTKKVKNGEMGVNGEEGIGLEAPRFSGKKHGIDVKAVEKVSGKVEGNGKVVNGEVGVKGVGNGAVKRFKAVDLAPANATKEVYASIFTSSRKSNFKETYSCRSLPLGRN, from the coding sequence ATGACTCTCCAAATCTTCGTCCAATCCCTTGATCCCCAAATCCCCACAAAAAGCCTAACCCTAACCCCAACCCCAAACCAAACCCTACACCACCTCAAGCTCTCGCTCCTCTCAACCCAATCCCTCTCTTCCTTCTACTTCACCCTCAATGGCAAAACCCTCCCTGACTCAACCCCTCTCCAAATTCCCCAAATTGCCCCCCTCTCCACCCTTATTTTACACCCCAGACTCCCCGGCGGAGGCGGTGATGGCGGTGCAACTGGGGCTGAGTCCCGTGACTGCTATCTCCACATGTACGACGAGAAGAAGCCTGATAAGGTTGACCCAAATGAGCAGAGGCTCTCCAAGTGGTCCAATTGTGCTCTCTCCAATGAGCCCTTGAGGGAGCCCTGTGTTATCGATAAGCTCGGTAATGTGTTCAATAAGGAAGCTTTGGTTGAGGCTTTGTTGGGGAAGAAGTTGCCCAAGGCATTTGGGCATATTAAAGGGTTGAAGGATATGATTACGGTTAAGTTGTCGATGATTCCCGGGGCGGAATTGGATGAGAATGTGCATGATGGGACGCGGTTTGAATGCCCCATTACGGGTCTTGCGTTTAATGGGAAGTATAAGTTTTTCGCTTTGAGGAATTGTGGGCATGTTTTGAGTGCCAAGGCTTTGAAGGAGGTTAAGTCCTCGGCCTGCCTTGTGTGCCATGAGGAGTTTAAGGAATCAGATAAGCTTGTGATCAATGGGAGCGAAGAGGAGGTGGCGGTGTTGAGGGAGAGGATGGAGGAGGAGAAGGCGAAGGCGAAGACGAGGgagaaaaagacaaagaagGTGAAGAATGGGGAGATGGGTGTGAATGGAGAAGAGGGTATTGGATTGGAGGCGCCGCGGTTTAGTGGTAAGAAGCATGGGATTGATGTGAAGGCTGTGGAGAAGGTTTCGGGTAAAGTGGAGGGAAATGGGAAGGTTGTGAATGGTGAGGTTGGTGTTAAGGGTGTTGGTAATGGTGCAGTGAAGCGGTTTAAGGCAGTGGATTTGGCACCGGCTAATGCTACGAAGGAAGTGTATGCTTCGATATTTACATCGTCTAGGAAGTCAAATTTTAAGGAAACATATTCTTGTAGATCACTGCCGCTTGGTAGGAACTGA
- the LOC142623459 gene encoding uncharacterized protein LOC142623459 translates to MYISSSFFSVSLYSSIYICYSILSVSTGSLFFVPTPALFMVFALLLTCQREDAAQLHQFILHDALDIVQDLAWTTSAMFLKAIDRFNDLVVSVYVTAGHNPCGCFIDGINFVFLS, encoded by the exons ATGTATATCTCCTCCTCTTTTTTCTCAGTCAGTCTATACTCCTCCATTTATATTTGCTACTCTATTCTCTCAGTCTCCACAGgctctctattttttgttcCTACTCCTGCTTTGTTTATGGTCTTTGCTCTTCTTCTCACTTGCCAG AGAGAAGATGCTGCTCAGCTGCATCAGTTCATATTACATGACGCTTTGGATATTGTTCAAGACCTTGCATGGACTACTAGTGCCAT GTTTTTGAAAGCAATAGACAGATTTAATGATTTGGTGGTGTCAGTTTATGTTACAGCTGGTCATAACCCTTGTGGATGCTTTATAGATGGCATAAATTTTGTGTTTCTATCATGA
- the LOC142625623 gene encoding UDP-N-acetylglucosamine transporter ROCK1, with amino-acid sequence MATNAVKSKKSTPSSDKTSARIWFYSLLLTLQYGAQPLISKRFIRREVIVTSSVLTCEIAKVICALFFMTKDGTLKKVYNEWTLVGALTASGLPAAIYALQNSLLQISYKNLDSLTFSMLNQTKIFFTAIFTYFIMRQKQSIQQIGALFLLIIAAVLLSIGEGSSKGTNSADAEQILFYGIIPVLVASVLSGLASSLCQWASQVKKHSSYLMTVEMSFVGSLCLLLSTSKSPDGEAIRQHGFFYGWTPLTLIPVIFNALGGILVGLVTSHAGGVRKGFVIVSALLVTAMMQFIFEGKPPSLYCLVALPIVVCSISIYQKYPYQVKKKEL; translated from the exons ATGGCGACCAATGCCGTCAAGTCCAAGAAATCCACTCCGAGCTCCGACAAGACGAGCGCTAGGATTTGGTTCTACTCGCTCCTGCTAACCTTGCAATATGGAGCTCAGCCTTTGATCTCCAAGCGCTTCATCAG ACGAGAGGTTATTGTCACTTCTTCTGTTTTAACATGCGAGATAGCAAAG GTTATTTGTGCCCTATTTTTCATGACAAAAGATGGCACTTTAAAGAAAGTATACAATGAGTGGACTTTGGTTGGGGCGTTGACTGCATCAGGACTTCCTGCAGCTATTTATGCACTGCAAAATAGTCTACTGCAGATTTCTTACAAGAATCTTGATTCACTCACATTCTCAATGCTGAACCAGACCAAAATTTTTTTCACTGCTATCTTTACATACTTCATAATGAG GCAGAAGCAATCAATTCAACAAATTGGGGCCCTTTTTTTGTTGATCATTGCAGCTGTCCTTTTAAGCATTGGTGAAGGCTCTAGCAAAGGAACTAATAGTGCTGATGCTGAgcaaatattattttatggaaTTATTCCTGTATTGGTTGCTTCTGTACTCTCTGGACTGGCTTCTTCTTTATGTCAATGGGCTTCTCAG GTCAAGAAACACTCATCGTACTTGATGACTGTAGAAATGTCTTTCGTTGGAAGCCTGTGCTTGTTGCTCAGTACCTCTAAGTCTCCAGATGGAGAAGCTATCAGACAACATGGATTCTTTTATGGTTGGACTCCTCTAACTTTG ATCCCGGTTATATTCAATGCCCTTGGTGGAATTCTTGTTGGCCTTGTTACAAGCCATGCTGGTGGTGTTAGAAAG GGGTTTGTCATCGTTTCTGCACTTCTTGTCACGGCTATGATGCAGTTCATTTTTGAAGGGAAACCGCCTTCATTGTATTGTCTTGTGGCTCTCCCAATCGTGGTTTGTAGCATTTCAATATACCAGAAATACCCGTACCAAGTTAAAAAGAAGGAATTGTAA